Below is a genomic region from Lutra lutra chromosome 5, mLutLut1.2, whole genome shotgun sequence.
CCCCACTATCAACATGAACTATGGTAATAAAAAAATTTGACATTTAATTTGTTCAATATATAGTATTTACATTATGAAACCAATGCTGATACCATAAACAGTgataaagaaatagtaaaaataaactttaaaaagcaaaggttTATATTCTTACAATGTGCTAATCATCATaattgtatataaaaattaaaacatagcaGAGCTTTCTGTTACAAAATTCTTAATCATCTGAGTTGTAGTCATTACTTGCTAACAATTTACATGCAATATCTGCTAAAATtgacatctgattttttttttctccctaagaaAGTGTGAGTAGATAAATGACATTTAAGAGCAGACATTAATTTACCtgtggacagaaaaagaaaaaactgtactCAAGATTAGTACTGGTCACAAGCCTCTTCCctatagaaatgataaaaaaacagTTGAGAccaaaaataattccaaaaggaGATGCATAGGCGAAGAGTACCATGAATGGCACAGCTCAAAAACTCTTGGGACCAATCAGACacatcttctctctttccttcaatGATGAGAGGTCTGTTTTGTCATCAAATAATATTGACTGAAGCAACTGAGGGGCACCAGGTGTACAACTAATTAAATCTTGCAAAATACTAAGATGGAGGCAAGAGTGGCCAGAAGGggcaaattatatttaattcaaaCTATATACAGCATAACTGGAATGCAGCCCATCCCAAATTGGCTCTGTGAAACAATTGGACCTTTATGATTTAATAGTTAAAATTACAGCAAGTGTAATAATACAATAGATTTACATGGGAAACAAAATCCAAGGggcattttatattatttactgtgttgtttcaatttaaaaataatttcgcTAAGTATACATCTCAACTGAGGTCTATGTATAAAATGTCCTAATAGATACAGATATTTACCTTTGGTGAGTTAAAGGCCTTTTTGTGACTTCTGTCTGAATTGTAGGCAGAATGCTAGATATACATGCACATGTGGGGAAAACTCAACCTGAGGTAATCCAAAAGATGTGCATGTGGGGAGACTGGAGTTACTCTAAAAGTCAAAGCATCCCAGCAACCCAAAACAGGTTAACAGTGAGAATGGCAACAAGGAATGGATTGCCAATATGgcagtaaaacttttttttttaaacagaaagaggAAGGCCTCTCGTACCAGCAGAATCCTGCatacatacaaaaaagaaaaagccatccaCCACTTCATAAAACAAAAGCCAATTATAGTGTGGAAAGTACAAATTGCAGAAAACCAGAAGTCAATAGAAGAAAAACTACTGGTTTACATGAGAGAAAGGAACTTCATTCTGCGCGGTCACTTGGTGAACGCGGCCACCACTGCCCACAGGACCTCACTGGTGTTGGCCTTCAGACATTCCACTTCAGGATCTAAGTCTAGGAGCTGCCGCACTCTCTTGGTGGCTAAATCATACTGCTCGTCCAGAAGGGGAGCGAAAGCATTCTCCAGGACATCGGAGGCGTGCGCTAAGTAAATGAGGGCCAGCAAGCGCTTGTCCATGCGGTGAGGGTCATTCACCCATTTGTCAAGAACAGCTTCCTGAACCTTCTTGATGAGGCGCTGCTTAATATTGTTGTTGGTGAGGGGATGTGTGGTCATGTCAAAAAGTAGgaagttctgtttctctgttgtcAACACGCCCTTCTCCACCAGGTTTTTAGCTAACCGTTCCCGCACATTTCTTAATTGATAATGCAATTTTAATGGATTCCAGGTCTCACCACTAAGTAATTCAATCCAGTTCTGAACCGTTTCTGGAAGCTGCGTCTCCTTAACATGCTTTAGAGCTTCATCAAGAAGAACATCCCCTGTTGGAGCGTCTGATTTACAGATCACCTTTCTTGTTAACAGACTTTTCCGTCTCATTCCACAAGCCTCTAGTTGTAACCTTCCTCTCAGCGCTAATTCAATTAACATACAGCCACGTAATCCAGACGATATACAGTCATTCCAAAATGATGTGTAACCCTCTCGGTCCTTGAGGCCCAGCAGGAGCACCTCCTCCATCAGGGTCAGCCGTGTTTCCTTGGAGTCGCCCTTGTCGTCGTCGTCCTGCTCGTCGCGGCGGCTCTGCACGTCGTCCtcgccgctgccgctgccgccgccgccgcccgccacCCGCTCCTTGTCGGCGGCGTTGCGGGAGGCCTCGGTGCGCCGCTGCACCAGGCCCGAGCTGCGCTGGGTCAGCGAGGTCATGACTCCGCGCCGGGCCGAGAGGGACACGGGACCTACCgggtctccctcctcctccccccgcggCCCCTGACCCGGGCTTCCGTGTTAAATCCCGGCTCCGAGGCGACGTCCGTCGGCAGCTGGGCGGGGGGCAGTCATGGGGAGACGGGTCGGGGCGAAA
It encodes:
- the LOC125100788 gene encoding Golgi phosphoprotein 3-like, with the translated sequence MTSLTQRSSGLVQRRTEASRNAADKERVAGGGGGSGSGEDDVQSRRDEQDDDDKGDSKETRLTLMEEVLLLGLKDREGYTSFWNDCISSGLRGCMLIELALRGRLQLEACGMRRKSLLTRKVICKSDAPTGDVLLDEALKHVKETQLPETVQNWIELLSGETWNPLKLHYQLRNVRERLAKNLVEKGVLTTEKQNFLLFDMTTHPLTNNNIKQRLIKKVQEAVLDKWVNDPHRMDKRLLALIYLAHASDVLENAFAPLLDEQYDLATKRVRQLLDLDPEVECLKANTSEVLWAVVAAFTK